TGTACTGCTTGAAACATTTTCTCCAGAACTCGCGATCTTCATTGTAGGTGGGTGCTGCAAGCTCAGTGTAATTCTTATAGGTGTCCGAATCGAGAATGGTGTCGAGCAGGTTTTTCAAAAAAGAGGTGTCGGCATCCCATACCATTGGTCTTTCAGCGAAATGGTGCTGTAGTTGGCGGTTGTCGCTCAACTGCCGTATGAATTTGTTGTCGATAAGATGGGTGTTGGGGTTGAGATCCTCCCAGGAGGGGAGATGCTTGTTCTTCTTGGCCTCTATCCTGCTTTCATACGCTTTTGTCAATTCCACCATCAGCGAAAGCAAATAGAAATAGAGGTCATAAGATTTTTGCAAGCCGAAAAGAAGTTCCTTTTCTGCACCGCGCAAATCCTTATTCGTATTCTGGTACCATGAATAGACAATCTGTACGATTCGGATACGAATTAAATTTCTGTTTATCATTGTTTAAATGAGCTTTTTTATGATGTTGCAGAAACACAAACCCTTATCAAGTCGTCGATCACGAAGTGAAAAAGGCAATGCTTAGTGCAATATTTCTAACTGCAAAAGTAGTGATTTTTTTGGTATTACCTTGCAGGAATTGTGAAAAGTGAAGCGCGAATGAAGCGAGCAACTCTTTTTTTATCATTCTGATCTTACATTCGATCCCTTTTGTGGGTGGTAAAAAATGAACCCCCGAAAATAATTGCACACTAAAAAGAAAATCACTAACTTTGCGCCGCTTTTTGAGAGCTCCCAAGTGTGATGGGAAATAAAGAAAGCAGCTTTATTTTGAGTAACACAAAAACAACAATTGAAAAAATGAAAACATTTGAATTAAAAGGCGAAGTCAGGGCTGATTTCGGAAAAAAAGCGGCCAGGGCTTACCGTAGCGAAGGGCTGATACCCTGTGTGGTTTATGGTGGTCACGACGGCGAAAATCTCAACTTTGTTGTGAAGAACAGCGATGTACGCAATCTGATTTATACACCCGAAGTGTTTCTGGTGAACCTCGACCTGGGAGCAAAGAAGCTGATGGGAATCGTCAAAGATATTCAATTCCACCCGGTGAAAGACAGCATCCTGCATATCGATTTCCTCCATGTATTTGAAAATGCACCGGTGGTGATTGAGATTCCGGTACGTCTTGAAGGATTGGCTGAAGGTGTGAAGGCCGGTGGTAAGCTCTCGCTCGACAGCCGCAAGTTGAAGGTGAAGGCGTTGCCTGCTCATCTGCCGGAAGAATTGGTGGTGAATGTTGAGAAGCTGGAGCTGGGTAAATCAATTCAGGTAGGTGATCTCAACTTCGACAACCTGGATATTCTCAGTGCCAAGAATGCAGTGGTATGTAGAGTACAGCTGACGCGTGCTGCAAGAGGTGCCGCCGCCAAGGCGCAGTAACCTAACGAGGTATGTGATGAAATATTTGATTGCGGGATTGGGCAACATCGGACCTGATTATGAGCAAACCCGCCACAATATAGGTTTTATGGTGTTGGACGCTTTTGCAAAAGCGTCCAATGCTGTTTTTGAGGATCGCCGTTACGGCTTTGTGGCCGAGATGCGGTTGCGTAACAAGATGTTGCTGTTGCTCAAACCCTCCACCTTTATGAACCTGAGCGGGAATGCAATCCGTTATTGGCTGCAGAAGGAGAAAATCGACAACCAACAGCTGCTGGTGGTGGTGGACGATCTGGCTCTTCCTTTCGGGACGCTGCGTCTCAAAGCCAAAGGGAGTGATGCGGGACACAATGGATTGAAGCATATTCAGGAGTTGATAGGGCAGGATTACCCGCGACTGCGGTTCGGTATCGGGAATGATTTCCCACGTGGACGTCAGGTGGATTATGTGCTTGAACCCTTTTCCCCGGAGGAGCAGTTGCTGTTACCGGAACGCATTGAAACAGCGGTGGATATGATCAGGAATTTTTGTCTGGCCGGTATCAACACCACAATGAATCAATACAACAATAAGTAATCTGTTGAGTGATGGAAGAAGTGCGCATAGACAAATGGCTCTGGGCGGTACGTATCTTCAAGACGCGGACAGCCGCCACGGAGGCCTGCAAAAAAGGAAGGGTCCTGATTGGAGAGGCATCGATGAAGCCTTCCCGGAATGTCAGAGTGGGGGAAGTGATCAAAGTCAGGAAGCCTCCCGTGACCTATTCCTTCAAGGTCCTTGCCCTTGCGGAAAAACGAATGGGAGCGAGATTGGTGCCGGAGTATATGGAGAACGTGACTCCTCAGGAGCAGTATGAGCTGTTGGAGCTTAAAAGCATCAGCGGGTTCGTAGACCGACAACGCGGGACGGGACGTCCCACCAAGAAGGAACGGCGCGACCTGGACCAGTTTGCTGACAGCATTCCTGAAGACCTCTTCAACTGGGATGAATAAGGGATTCCTTAGCGGGAGACCCTTATTTTTTTGTCTGTGCGGTTGTAGAGTGGCACTACCTCAAGGGTGTCACTGCTCAGACAGTAGGCCGCATCTCCCTCCGCACCGTTGGCCAGGAGGCGCCCGTAGTGCTCACTGCTCTTTAGAAAACCCATCGGATCTGCTTTCGCCTGCAGCCACAACAGTTGGGCTACCCGCACCGCATCTGAACCGATGGCCACCTTTCCAGAGGCAGAGAGCCTTTCCAGAAGAGCACCCCCGAAGAGCATATCTTCCAGGTTGATCCGGTTGTTCCACCCCGCACAGAGTACCACAATTCGTTCTGCATGTTCGATGCAGTAGTGGCTTAACGCACCGATGTTTGAGAAGGATCCTATCAACAGCTCCTGTGCGTTTGCACCCTCTCTGATGGCCATTGTGCCATTGGTGGTGGTGAAGACAACCTCTCTCCCTGCTACCCTTTCAGGAGTGTAATCGAAGGGGGAGTTGCCAAAGTCAGCAAAGTCGCACTTTCGCGTATGTCGTTCTGCTCCCACCAGGTAGCCATCATTCTTGTAACGTTTCGCCTCCTCAATCTCTGCCACGGGGATGATTGCTGTGGCACCGTTGTGGAGCATGCGGCACATGGTGGTTGATGCACGAAAGATATCGACCACGATCACGGTGTCATTTTCTTTTCGGTAGTAAGGGTAGAGGGCGGGAGATGGGGCAATGTCGATGATCATACCATTGATGTTTGAATGCAAAGATAGGAACAATTTGTCTGAAAGCAAAACAACAAAGCAGGACCACTGATTCGATGTCAGTTTACAGTGTAGTGTAGTGGTGAGGACGATGCAAAATTTTTTGTATCTTTCGCCCCGAATTAAAAAAAGTGCATCACAAAAGTTTTCTTTTGAATGAAACAACAGTTGAAGATTACCAACTATAAGGTCATATTGGCTTCTGCTTCACCCAGGAGACAAGAACTCCTCTCAGGGATCGACCTGGCATATGAATTACGCACCCTGCCCGATGTTGATGAATCCTTTCCGGATGATCTGCCACATGAGGAGGTCGCGGAATACCTGGCACGCAAGAAGGCTACAGCATACACCGACGCATTGAAGGAGGATGAATTGCTGATCACTGCCGATACGATTGTACTGTTGAACGGAATGATTTTGGGTAAACCCACCGATAGAGAGGAGGCACAACGGATGCTGCGGATCCTCTCCGGTAAACGACACAGGGTGATCACCGGTGTCTGCCTCACCTCGATACGGAAATCACACTCCTTTTCTGATACAGCCTGGGTGACCTTTGGTGAGCTTACCGATGAAGAGATTGATTCTTATCTCGATCGTTATAACCCAATGGACAAGGCGGGAGCCTACGGTGTGCAGGAGTGGATTGGTTATGTGGGTGTGGAAAAGATTGAGGGTTCTTACTTCAACGTGATGGGCTTTCCCATTTACAAAGTGTACCGCGAGTTGAAGCGGTTTTGAAAAAATAAAAAATAATCTCCTATCTTTGTCACGGATTTTTAGCAATCAGATTAATTGAAAACAACCCTATGCTTACAGTAGAAAAAATCGGCGGTACCTCCATGTCGCAGTTTCAGGATGTCCTGCAAAACATCATTCGGGGAAACAGAAAGGGAGACCAACTCTATAACCGCATCTTCGTGGTGTCGGCCTATAACAACGTGACCAACTGGTTGCTGGAACACAAGAAGACCGGAGAACCGGGCATTTACAACAAATTCCTCAACGGGGAGGATTACAGCAGCGCGCTCGATTCATTCTGCCAACGTCTGTTGCTCATCAACGACGGGTTTGCGGATATTGGGCTGGACCTGAAAGAGGCACGCGACTTTATCCGCTTCCGGGTGGATCAGGCCAAGACAGTGCTTTACAGCCTGGGTAAGGTGCTGGCCTCGGGGTACGTGAATCGTACCGACATTCACCTAGCCGCTCGTGAAATACTGGCTTCCATTGGTGAAGCGCACTCCGGATGGAACTCGGTCAATATCCTCAACAACAACAACATCAATGCTCGTTTTATTGACCTCTGCGGATTCAATGATAACGAGCCGTTGACAATCGATCAGCGCATCCACAAGGAATTCAGCGGCATCGATTTCAGCAATGTGCTTTGTGTGGCTACCGGTTACACCAAAGGTACGGAGGGGATCATGCGGGCTTTCGACCGTGGGTACAGTGAGGTTACCTTCAGCAAGATTGCCGTGGAGGTAAAGGCGCAGGAAGCAGTAATCCACAAGGAGTTTCATCTCTCCAGTGCCGATCCCAAGATTGTGGGAGTGGAAAACAGCATACCCGTAGGACATACCAATTATGTGATTGCCGATCAGTTGGCCGACATCGGTATGGAGGCCATTCACCCCAAAGCGGCCAAACCATTGGAGTTGGCCGGTATCGACATCCGCATCAAGAACACCTTCGAACCTGAGCATCCCGGAACCCTCATCTCTCACGATTATGTCTCACCTGAACCGCGGGTGGAGATCGTCTCCGGCTCACGCAAGGTGATTGCCATTGAGGTACATGACCCAATGATGGTGGGTGAAGTGGGTTTCGACGGTCAGATCATGAACTACTTCGTCAAGTATGGGGTGAGCTACATTCTGAAATCGACCAATGCCAACTCAATCACCATGGTGGTGTGGGACAACGAGAAAAGCCTGGAACTGATCAAGGTGCTCAAAGAGGTGTTCTACCAGGTGGATGCAAAACCAATGGCCATTGTATGTGCCATGGGCTCCAACATTGCCCTTCCCGGTTTCCTCTATTATGCCGCCAAGGCCCTCTATGAAAAGGAGATTAATGTGGAGAGCTTTGCCCAGTCGCTGATGCAGGTGAACATGCAATTTGTAATCCGGCGTGAGCATTATGAGGATGCGGTAATTGCCCTTAATGAGGCACTCTGCAAAGAGATTGATGGTCACTCATAACGCCGACCGCCATTTCCCGGACCGCCATGATTGTTATCACTCCTCTTCGTAGGTTTGGTAGAGGAAATCGTTGTAGGGGAAACGGGTGGTATGAATCTCCTTCACTTTTTCGTACATGATCTCTTTGAGTGCATCGATGTTCTCCCGCTCCCTGGCAGAGATGAAGATGCAGTGCTCCCTGATCTTATTCAGCCAGGAGTCTTTTAGTTCATCTAGGGTATAGTGCTCACGTTTTTTTGGTGTGAGGTCGTCCTCCTCCTTCACAACGTGCGAAAATGCGTCAATTTTGTTGAATACCAGGATGACTGGCTTCTCCCTGTCGTCGATCTCAAAGAGCGTTTTCTCTACCACCTCGATCTGTTCTTCAAAGGCAGGGTGGGAGATGTCCACCACGTGGAGCAGGATGTCGGCCTCCCTCACCTCATCGAGTGTCGACTTGAACGATTCGATCAGGTGGGTGGGCAGCTTGCGGATGAAGCCTACCGTATCAGTTAGCAGGAATGGCAGATTCTCGATTGTCACCTTGCGCACCGTTGTGTCGAGCGTCGCAAAGAGCTTGTTCTCAGCAAACACATCGCTCTTACTGAGCAGTGTCATCAGTGTTGACTTGCCGACGTTCGTGTAGCCTACCAGTGCCACGCGCACCAGTTTACCCCTGTTCTTGCGCTGCACTACTTTCTGTTTGTCGATATCTTTCAATTCCTGTTTCAATCGTGAGATCTTGTCGAGGATGATGCGCCGGTCGGTCTCCAGCTGTGTCTCACCAGGGCCGCGCATGATGGTGCCGCCCCCGCCGCGCTGGCGCTCCAGGTGAGTCCACATACGGGTTAGGCGTGGCAGCAGGTACTGGTATTGCGCAAGTTCTACCTGTGCCTTTGCATGTGCTGTCTGCGCCCTCATGGCGAAGATGTCGAGAATCAGGCTGGTGCGGTCCATGATGCGGATCTTCAACTCCTTTTCGATGTTGCGTAGTTGCTTTGCAGATAGCTCATCGTCGAAGATCGCCACTCCCACTTCGTTCTCTTCGTCCTTCACATACTCCTCGATTTCCTGCAGTTTCCCCTTCCCCACGAAGGTGACCGGATTGGGCATCTCCAGTCGCTGCTGGAAGCGTTTGCCGGGTACCAGGCCGGCCGTTTCGGCCAGGAACGCCAACTCATCGAGGTATTCCTTCACCTTCTCTTCATTCTGTTCGGGTGTGATAAGGCCCACTAAAAGGGCGTTTTCATTCTTTATTTCGTTTGTGATGAAGTCTTTCATAAATTTAATCTGCTAATTGATGTAATTGGATGGTTATCGTTCTAATCCGAAAGGCTGTGGGTCTATTTTTTTCTAAAACCAAAATCCGAATCCGGCAGTGATGAGCAACTGAGAATAATCATTGATGAACTGGTATTTCAGTTCCAGGTTGGCCCTGACACGATAGCTGATGTCATGCTGATAACCCATTC
This genomic window from Dysgonomonadaceae bacterium zrk40 contains:
- a CDS encoding aspartate kinase — protein: MLTVEKIGGTSMSQFQDVLQNIIRGNRKGDQLYNRIFVVSAYNNVTNWLLEHKKTGEPGIYNKFLNGEDYSSALDSFCQRLLLINDGFADIGLDLKEARDFIRFRVDQAKTVLYSLGKVLASGYVNRTDIHLAAREILASIGEAHSGWNSVNILNNNNINARFIDLCGFNDNEPLTIDQRIHKEFSGIDFSNVLCVATGYTKGTEGIMRAFDRGYSEVTFSKIAVEVKAQEAVIHKEFHLSSADPKIVGVENSIPVGHTNYVIADQLADIGMEAIHPKAAKPLELAGIDIRIKNTFEPEHPGTLISHDYVSPEPRVEIVSGSRKVIAIEVHDPMMVGEVGFDGQIMNYFVKYGVSYILKSTNANSITMVVWDNEKSLELIKVLKEVFYQVDAKPMAIVCAMGSNIALPGFLYYAAKALYEKEINVESFAQSLMQVNMQFVIRREHYEDAVIALNEALCKEIDGHS
- a CDS encoding 50S ribosomal protein L25/general stress protein Ctc, with product MKTFELKGEVRADFGKKAARAYRSEGLIPCVVYGGHDGENLNFVVKNSDVRNLIYTPEVFLVNLDLGAKKLMGIVKDIQFHPVKDSILHIDFLHVFENAPVVIEIPVRLEGLAEGVKAGGKLSLDSRKLKVKALPAHLPEELVVNVEKLELGKSIQVGDLNFDNLDILSAKNAVVCRVQLTRAARGAAAKAQ
- the hflX gene encoding GTPase HflX — protein: MKDFITNEIKNENALLVGLITPEQNEEKVKEYLDELAFLAETAGLVPGKRFQQRLEMPNPVTFVGKGKLQEIEEYVKDEENEVGVAIFDDELSAKQLRNIEKELKIRIMDRTSLILDIFAMRAQTAHAKAQVELAQYQYLLPRLTRMWTHLERQRGGGGTIMRGPGETQLETDRRIILDKISRLKQELKDIDKQKVVQRKNRGKLVRVALVGYTNVGKSTLMTLLSKSDVFAENKLFATLDTTVRKVTIENLPFLLTDTVGFIRKLPTHLIESFKSTLDEVREADILLHVVDISHPAFEEQIEVVEKTLFEIDDREKPVILVFNKIDAFSHVVKEEDDLTPKKREHYTLDELKDSWLNKIREHCIFISARERENIDALKEIMYEKVKEIHTTRFPYNDFLYQTYEEE
- a CDS encoding aminoacyl-tRNA hydrolase, with translation MKYLIAGLGNIGPDYEQTRHNIGFMVLDAFAKASNAVFEDRRYGFVAEMRLRNKMLLLLKPSTFMNLSGNAIRYWLQKEKIDNQQLLVVVDDLALPFGTLRLKAKGSDAGHNGLKHIQELIGQDYPRLRFGIGNDFPRGRQVDYVLEPFSPEEQLLLPERIETAVDMIRNFCLAGINTTMNQYNNK
- the maf gene encoding septum formation protein Maf; this encodes MKQQLKITNYKVILASASPRRQELLSGIDLAYELRTLPDVDESFPDDLPHEEVAEYLARKKATAYTDALKEDELLITADTIVLLNGMILGKPTDREEAQRMLRILSGKRHRVITGVCLTSIRKSHSFSDTAWVTFGELTDEEIDSYLDRYNPMDKAGAYGVQEWIGYVGVEKIEGSYFNVMGFPIYKVYRELKRF
- a CDS encoding 2-phosphosulfolactate phosphatase, whose product is MIIDIAPSPALYPYYRKENDTVIVVDIFRASTTMCRMLHNGATAIIPVAEIEEAKRYKNDGYLVGAERHTRKCDFADFGNSPFDYTPERVAGREVVFTTTNGTMAIREGANAQELLIGSFSNIGALSHYCIEHAERIVVLCAGWNNRINLEDMLFGGALLERLSASGKVAIGSDAVRVAQLLWLQAKADPMGFLKSSEHYGRLLANGAEGDAAYCLSSDTLEVVPLYNRTDKKIRVSR
- a CDS encoding RNA-binding S4 domain-containing protein; protein product: MEEVRIDKWLWAVRIFKTRTAATEACKKGRVLIGEASMKPSRNVRVGEVIKVRKPPVTYSFKVLALAEKRMGARLVPEYMENVTPQEQYELLELKSISGFVDRQRGTGRPTKKERRDLDQFADSIPEDLFNWDE